From a single Streptomyces liliifuscus genomic region:
- a CDS encoding S8 family serine peptidase gives MTRGSARRGAALASAGLVLALLPTGGAEAQEAEGQDTGTRARTRDASAARTVTLVTGDKVTVTDLGGRKTVAVERPRGATGAVRTQTANGALTVVPDEALPYLRAGTLDQRLFDVGELIRQGLTDSSTGELPLIVTYEKGARVATPRGAERTRGLPSVHGAAVDADKGRTFWRALTRQDGIDKVWLDGRVRADMAESNAQIGTPEAWEAGLTGKGVTVAVLDTGVDVGHPDLDGRVSATRSFIEGEEVADRNGHGTHVTSTVGGSGAASDGKEKGVAPGATLAVGKVLGDQGSGSESQIIAGMEWAARDVGAEVVSMSLGSTEPSDGTDPMAQAVETLSKETGALFVVAAGNTGAPSSIGSPGAADSALTVGAVDSADQAAYFTSAGPRYGDNALKPDLSAPGVDILAARSGLAPGSGDYTAMSGTSMATPHVAGVAALLAERHPDWTGAQLKSALMSTSKQLDASAHVLGAGRVSVPEAVKAGVTATGSVDLGFHRWPYESNEPVTRTVTYTNSSDSTVELTLAVRGASEGVATLADSTLTVPAHGTASTTVTGDGDKAPVGNTSGQIVASTADGTTVAHTAFGLVKEEERYTLTVHVKDRAGDPTAADLVVQRLAEGVDPFPAAVGDSGTVELRLKPGTYSLNTFLDVRGSRGADSLGLGFLAAPEIDLDRDREITLDGRRLREVAARVDRRTETRQLLMEYDRAANGSDLFGAVQVPVKYDSVFAAPTAKVTEGSFEYRTVWRLGKPMLEVKGVGEAVVQPGSTLVEGRRRLPLVDVGTGEYGGKDVRGKAVLVRMREGAVPSEIAQAAQDAGAEALFVTDDVPGRLNAWFGTDDNADRPIQIATVNTADAARLRAARKVETNGTRNTPYTYDLSEGHRGSIPARDLTYEPSRGQLAVLDTRFHAVKPVSGSEFRYSLTDDSFPIGIGFQERIDFPAERTEYVSTGPGQLWHESVNVGAGDLEERSGLVRYRGGTHPDLDWFRPVWHPWLGTGLGWGQQRAGGQMQFNTPGWGDSGPDHTGFGNVWSDETGMTQFTEVYLDGELVDRRMSSGAYVSDAPADEHTYKVVTDTTLDADRWKLSALGHSEWTFRSAATPENRWTVLPLLNLGFDVDTDLAGNVRGGSRLPVGIHSSYVAGATDTGATGAIGGGKLEVSYDDGKSWRTVRLSGSGSGEAAWKGTLTVPRGAEYVSLRASASDDRGGSVTQEIIRAVGVR, from the coding sequence ATGACCAGAGGATCCGCGAGACGTGGGGCGGCGCTCGCCTCGGCCGGGCTCGTGCTCGCGCTGCTGCCCACGGGCGGGGCCGAGGCACAGGAAGCCGAGGGACAGGACACCGGAACCCGGGCCCGTACCCGCGACGCCTCCGCCGCCCGCACCGTCACCCTCGTCACCGGCGACAAGGTGACCGTCACCGACCTCGGCGGCAGGAAGACGGTCGCCGTCGAACGGCCGCGGGGCGCCACCGGAGCCGTCCGTACGCAGACGGCGAACGGCGCCCTGACCGTCGTACCGGACGAGGCGCTGCCCTATCTGCGGGCCGGCACCCTCGACCAACGACTCTTCGACGTCGGCGAGTTGATACGGCAGGGCCTCACGGACAGCAGCACCGGCGAACTGCCGCTCATCGTCACGTACGAGAAGGGCGCGCGGGTGGCGACTCCGCGCGGCGCCGAGAGGACGCGCGGGCTGCCCAGCGTCCACGGGGCGGCTGTCGACGCCGACAAGGGGCGGACGTTCTGGCGGGCGCTGACCCGGCAGGACGGGATCGACAAGGTCTGGCTCGACGGGCGGGTCCGCGCCGACATGGCCGAAAGCAATGCCCAGATCGGTACGCCGGAGGCGTGGGAGGCAGGGCTGACCGGCAAGGGCGTCACGGTCGCCGTGCTGGACACGGGGGTGGACGTCGGCCATCCCGATCTCGACGGGCGGGTCTCCGCTACCCGGAGTTTCATCGAGGGCGAGGAGGTCGCCGACCGCAACGGCCATGGCACACACGTCACTTCGACCGTGGGCGGCAGCGGCGCCGCGTCCGACGGCAAGGAGAAGGGCGTCGCGCCCGGCGCCACCCTCGCCGTCGGGAAGGTCCTCGGCGACCAGGGCTCGGGCAGCGAGTCGCAGATCATCGCGGGCATGGAGTGGGCCGCGCGGGACGTCGGCGCCGAGGTCGTCTCGATGAGCCTCGGGTCGACCGAGCCCAGCGACGGCACCGACCCCATGGCCCAGGCCGTCGAGACCCTTTCGAAGGAGACCGGCGCCCTCTTCGTCGTCGCCGCGGGCAACACCGGTGCCCCGTCCTCCATCGGCTCGCCCGGCGCCGCCGACTCCGCGCTGACCGTCGGCGCGGTCGACTCCGCAGATCAGGCCGCGTACTTCACCAGCGCGGGCCCGCGATACGGCGACAACGCGCTGAAGCCCGACCTGTCCGCCCCCGGCGTCGACATCCTCGCCGCCCGCTCCGGCCTCGCGCCCGGCAGCGGCGACTACACCGCCATGAGCGGTACGTCGATGGCGACACCCCATGTCGCGGGCGTCGCCGCACTCCTCGCCGAGCGGCACCCCGACTGGACCGGAGCGCAGCTCAAGAGCGCGCTGATGTCGACGTCGAAGCAACTCGACGCGTCCGCCCATGTGTTGGGCGCCGGGCGCGTGAGTGTGCCGGAGGCCGTGAAGGCCGGGGTCACCGCCACGGGAAGCGTCGATCTGGGCTTCCACCGCTGGCCCTACGAGTCGAACGAGCCGGTCACCAGGACCGTCACCTACACCAACTCCTCCGACTCGACGGTCGAGTTGACCCTCGCCGTGCGGGGAGCGTCCGAGGGGGTCGCGACGCTCGCCGACTCCACGCTGACCGTGCCCGCGCACGGGACGGCCTCCACGACCGTGACCGGGGACGGCGACAAGGCCCCGGTGGGCAACACCAGCGGGCAGATCGTGGCCTCGACGGCCGATGGAACGACCGTCGCGCACACGGCCTTCGGCCTGGTCAAGGAGGAGGAGCGGTACACGCTCACCGTCCACGTCAAGGACCGCGCCGGGGACCCGACCGCCGCCGACCTCGTCGTGCAGCGACTCGCCGAGGGCGTCGACCCGTTCCCGGCCGCGGTCGGTGACTCCGGCACGGTGGAACTGCGGCTGAAGCCCGGCACGTACAGCCTGAACACCTTCCTCGACGTACGCGGCAGCCGTGGCGCCGACTCGCTCGGGCTCGGCTTCCTCGCCGCACCCGAGATCGACCTCGACCGGGACCGCGAAATCACTCTGGACGGACGCAGGTTGAGGGAGGTTGCTGCCCGCGTCGACCGGCGGACCGAGACCCGGCAGCTGCTCATGGAGTACGACCGCGCGGCGAACGGCTCGGATCTCTTCGGGGCCGTCCAGGTGCCGGTCAAGTACGACAGCGTCTTCGCGGCACCCACGGCGAAGGTGACGGAAGGCAGCTTCGAGTACCGGACCGTGTGGCGGCTCGGGAAGCCGATGCTGGAGGTGAAGGGGGTCGGGGAGGCCGTCGTCCAGCCCGGGAGCACGCTCGTCGAGGGGCGCCGCAGGCTGCCGCTCGTCGATGTCGGCACCGGGGAGTACGGCGGAAAGGACGTACGCGGCAAGGCAGTTCTCGTCCGGATGCGCGAGGGCGCGGTGCCCTCGGAGATCGCGCAGGCCGCCCAGGACGCGGGCGCCGAGGCGTTGTTCGTCACGGACGACGTGCCCGGACGGCTCAACGCCTGGTTCGGCACCGACGACAACGCCGACCGGCCGATCCAGATCGCCACGGTGAACACGGCGGACGCGGCCCGTCTGCGCGCGGCCCGGAAGGTCGAGACGAACGGGACGCGCAACACGCCCTACACATACGACCTTTCGGAAGGGCATCGCGGGAGCATCCCGGCACGCGACCTGACGTACGAGCCCTCGCGCGGCCAACTCGCCGTGCTGGACACCAGGTTCCATGCCGTGAAGCCCGTGTCCGGGAGCGAGTTCCGTTACTCGCTCACCGACGACTCCTTCCCCATCGGCATCGGCTTCCAGGAACGGATCGACTTCCCGGCCGAGCGCACCGAGTACGTCTCCACAGGACCCGGCCAGCTGTGGCACGAGTCCGTCAACGTCGGGGCCGGGGACCTGGAGGAGCGCAGCGGGCTCGTCCGCTATCGCGGGGGCACACATCCGGACCTCGACTGGTTCCGTCCCGTCTGGCATCCGTGGCTCGGCACCGGGCTCGGCTGGGGCCAGCAACGGGCAGGCGGTCAGATGCAGTTCAACACCCCGGGCTGGGGCGACTCCGGGCCCGACCACACAGGCTTCGGCAATGTGTGGAGCGACGAGACCGGAATGACCCAGTTCACCGAGGTGTACCTCGACGGGGAACTGGTCGACCGGCGGATGAGCTCCGGCGCCTATGTCTCGGACGCCCCCGCGGACGAGCACACGTACAAGGTCGTCACGGACACGACGCTGGACGCGGACCGCTGGAAGCTGAGCGCGTTGGGCCACTCCGAGTGGACGTTCAGGTCGGCGGCCACCCCCGAGAACCGCTGGACCGTACTGCCGCTGCTCAACCTCGGCTTCGACGTCGACACGGACCTCGCGGGGAACGTTCGGGGCGGGAGCCGGCTGCCGGTGGGGATCCACTCCTCGTACGTGGCGGGTGCGACGGACACCGGCGCCACGGGGGCCATCGGCGGCGGGAAGCTCGAAGTCTCCTACGACGACGGGAAGTCGTGGCGGACGGTACGGCTGTCCGGATCGGGCTCGGGTGAAGCCGCCTGGAAGGGGACCCTCACCGTGCCGCGCGGCGCTGAGTACGTGTCGCTGCGGGCCTCGGCGAGCGACGACCGGGGTGGTTCGGTGACACAGGAGATCATCCGGGCGGTGGGCGTGCGGTAG
- a CDS encoding carboxyl transferase domain-containing protein — MTESVPRYTAREAIDLVTSGFTELTEPVEPASPASSVGPVGPVGPVGPVRKYGPDGPLSWQGYDASRARAAARTGEEESVVCGTATVGGTATVLISFEFGFLGGSLGERTGDRLEAAHAYAREHRLPVVSLVATGGSRMQEGMRALVQLQRVARQSTLTREAGLPQIAVLRDPTTGGGWATLGAGADVVLALPGAQVGFAGSRVRPPEADPAAYTAEAQLAAGAVDAVVPPAELPELLGLWLHLLTHPSAEPVPPPPALAATDLPATGWEAVDNARSSQRPRATAYLDAHFARRAAISGDRCGGTDDGMLCGFGVLKDGGRTVAYAAQTGTATRPAGYRTAARLIRLADRLRIPVLTLVDTPGAANDAEAERQGAGAAIADVFGAVAAAGTPLTTLLIGEGGSGGALALAAPDNTWATPDSYFSVIAPELAAAILKRPPEKVRATADQLRIRPQDLVDLGVVRGIVEPLKSPS, encoded by the coding sequence ATGACTGAGTCCGTGCCGCGGTACACGGCCCGCGAGGCGATCGACCTGGTCACCTCCGGGTTCACCGAACTGACCGAGCCCGTGGAACCCGCGAGCCCTGCAAGCTCCGTAGGCCCCGTAGGCCCCGTAGGCCCCGTAGGCCCCGTAAGGAAGTACGGGCCGGACGGGCCCCTGTCCTGGCAGGGTTACGACGCCTCGCGCGCCCGCGCCGCCGCCCGCACGGGTGAGGAGGAGTCGGTCGTCTGCGGTACGGCGACCGTCGGCGGGACGGCGACCGTGCTCATCTCGTTCGAGTTCGGCTTCCTGGGCGGATCGCTGGGCGAGCGTACGGGCGACCGGCTGGAGGCGGCCCACGCGTACGCGCGCGAGCACCGGCTCCCGGTCGTCTCCCTCGTCGCCACGGGCGGCAGCCGTATGCAGGAGGGCATGCGGGCGCTGGTCCAACTCCAGCGCGTGGCACGGCAGTCGACGCTCACCCGCGAGGCCGGGCTGCCGCAGATCGCGGTCCTGCGCGACCCCACGACGGGCGGCGGCTGGGCCACCCTGGGCGCGGGCGCCGATGTCGTCCTCGCGCTCCCGGGCGCCCAGGTGGGCTTCGCGGGCTCACGCGTACGTCCGCCCGAGGCCGACCCGGCGGCGTACACGGCTGAGGCGCAGCTGGCGGCGGGAGCGGTCGACGCGGTGGTGCCACCGGCGGAGTTGCCCGAGCTGCTGGGGCTGTGGCTGCACCTGCTGACCCACCCGTCGGCCGAGCCGGTCCCGCCTCCGCCCGCACTGGCCGCCACCGATCTGCCGGCCACCGGCTGGGAGGCGGTGGACAACGCCCGTTCCTCACAACGCCCCCGCGCCACCGCTTACTTGGACGCCCACTTCGCCCGTCGTGCGGCGATCAGCGGTGACCGTTGCGGCGGGACGGACGACGGGATGCTCTGCGGGTTCGGCGTGCTGAAGGACGGCGGCCGCACCGTGGCCTACGCGGCCCAGACGGGTACCGCCACCCGCCCCGCCGGCTACCGCACCGCCGCCCGGCTGATCCGGCTCGCGGACCGACTCCGCATCCCCGTACTGACGTTGGTGGACACCCCGGGTGCCGCCAACGACGCGGAGGCGGAACGGCAGGGCGCGGGTGCGGCGATCGCGGACGTGTTCGGAGCCGTGGCCGCCGCCGGAACGCCCCTCACCACGCTGCTGATCGGCGAGGGCGGCTCGGGCGGCGCGCTGGCCCTCGCCGCACCGGACAACACCTGGGCCACGCCGGACAGTTACTTCTCGGTCATCGCCCCCGAGCTCGCGGCGGCCATCCTCAAACGGCCACCGGAGAAGGTCCGGGCCACGGCCGACCAACTCCGCATCCGACCGCAGGACTTGGTGGACCTCGGTGTCGTACGCGGCATCGTGGAGCCACTGAAGTCGCCGTCCTAG
- a CDS encoding CU044_2847 family protein: MDGLVEFKTDDGAVIVVEGVEDESGSRLVARADGTVQAARTFEGSLDGVRAAAESALRVFRDGSLKPDNVEIEFGVKLTAEAGALIAKSAVEGHLVVKLSWSPGGSGGSTGSAGSGGSDDSPEPAPGSPEATPVS; this comes from the coding sequence ATGGACGGTTTAGTGGAGTTCAAGACCGACGACGGTGCCGTGATCGTCGTCGAAGGCGTCGAGGACGAGTCCGGCTCCCGGCTGGTCGCGCGCGCGGACGGCACGGTCCAGGCGGCTCGTACGTTCGAGGGCTCCCTGGACGGGGTGCGGGCGGCCGCCGAGTCGGCGCTCCGCGTCTTCCGGGACGGCTCGCTGAAGCCCGACAACGTGGAGATCGAGTTCGGCGTCAAACTGACCGCGGAGGCGGGCGCGTTGATCGCAAAGAGCGCGGTCGAGGGCCATCTCGTGGTCAAGCTCTCCTGGTCTCCCGGCGGGTCCGGTGGGTCTACTGGGTCTGCTGGGTCCGGTGGGTCGGACGATTCGCCCGAGCCCGCCCCGGGCTCCCCGGAGGCCACCCCGGTCTCATGA
- a CDS encoding acyl-CoA synthetase yields MSPLSPAHSPDLFPALTEARADPDGPGAHRPALRFGDRALTYGELAATAAPLVARVAEAGRIAVWATPTLETAVAVVAALLAGVPAVPLNPKSGESELGHIVSDSAPTLVLAAAGTQLPPALDALERVDVDADIDVRGTGVASPATGAPATIGPPGLTPETPALIVYTSGTTGPPKGAVIPRRAVAATLDALADAWQWTGDDVLVHGLPLFHVHGLILGILGPLRRGGSVRHLGRFETAGVTRELSEGATMLFGVPTMYHRIAETVPEDPALAKALARARLLVSGSAALPVHDHERIAQATGRRVIERYGMTETLMNTSVRADGEPRAGTVGVPLPGVELRLTEEDGTTAVEAYDGETVGEIQVRGPNLFTEYLNRPEATAAAFTEDGWFRTGDMAVRDPDGYVRIVGRKATDLIKSGGYKIGAGEIENALLEHPGVREAAVTGEPDADLGERIVAWIVPADPQSPPSVDELADHVARRLAPHKRPRVVHHLDALPRNDMGKIMKRALTHD; encoded by the coding sequence GTGTCCCCTCTCTCCCCGGCTCACTCCCCGGATCTCTTCCCGGCCCTGACCGAGGCCCGGGCGGACCCGGACGGCCCCGGCGCGCACCGGCCCGCCCTGCGCTTCGGCGACCGCGCCCTGACCTACGGCGAGCTCGCGGCCACCGCCGCCCCCCTCGTCGCCCGCGTCGCGGAGGCGGGCCGGATCGCCGTCTGGGCCACGCCCACCCTGGAGACCGCGGTCGCCGTGGTCGCCGCGCTGCTGGCCGGCGTCCCGGCCGTACCGCTCAATCCGAAGTCGGGCGAGAGCGAGCTGGGGCACATCGTGTCGGACAGCGCCCCGACCCTGGTACTCGCGGCGGCAGGCACTCAACTCCCGCCCGCACTCGACGCGTTGGAGCGCGTCGACGTGGACGCGGACATCGACGTACGCGGCACGGGGGTGGCATCTCCCGCCACAGGCGCCCCCGCCACCATCGGGCCCCCCGGTCTCACCCCCGAAACCCCCGCCCTCATCGTCTACACCTCCGGCACCACCGGCCCCCCGAAGGGCGCCGTCATCCCCCGCCGGGCCGTCGCCGCCACCCTCGACGCCCTCGCGGACGCCTGGCAGTGGACCGGTGACGACGTCCTCGTGCACGGTCTCCCCCTCTTCCACGTGCACGGACTGATCCTGGGCATCCTCGGCCCGCTGCGCCGCGGCGGATCCGTACGGCATCTGGGTCGCTTCGAAACGGCGGGCGTGACAAGGGAGTTGAGCGAGGGCGCCACCATGCTGTTCGGGGTGCCGACGATGTACCACCGGATCGCGGAGACCGTGCCCGAAGACCCCGCGCTCGCGAAGGCCCTGGCCAGGGCGCGGCTGCTCGTGTCGGGGTCGGCGGCCCTGCCCGTGCACGACCACGAGCGGATCGCGCAGGCGACCGGGCGCCGGGTCATCGAGCGGTACGGGATGACGGAGACCCTGATGAACACCAGCGTCCGCGCCGACGGGGAGCCGCGCGCGGGCACGGTCGGTGTCCCGCTGCCGGGCGTCGAACTGCGGCTGACGGAGGAGGACGGGACGACGGCCGTCGAGGCGTACGACGGGGAGACCGTCGGCGAGATCCAGGTCCGCGGGCCGAACCTCTTCACCGAGTATCTGAACCGGCCCGAGGCGACCGCGGCGGCCTTCACCGAGGACGGCTGGTTCCGCACCGGCGACATGGCGGTGCGCGACCCCGACGGCTACGTACGCATCGTCGGCCGAAAGGCCACCGACCTGATCAAGAGCGGCGGCTACAAGATCGGGGCGGGCGAGATCGAGAACGCGCTGCTGGAGCACCCGGGCGTGCGCGAGGCCGCGGTCACCGGTGAACCGGACGCCGACCTGGGTGAGCGGATCGTGGCGTGGATCGTGCCCGCGGATCCCCAATCGCCGCCATCCGTCGACGAGTTGGCCGACCATGTGGCCCGCCGCCTCGCGCCCCACAAGCGGCCCCGTGTCGTCCACCACCTCGACGCCCTGCCCCGCAATGACATGGGCAAGATCATGAAGCGTGCGCTGACCCATGACTGA